In the genome of Ensifer sp. WSM1721, the window CTCGCGCGGTGACCCGCAACGCGAGCCTCAGACTGTCGGTGATCGCGGCATTGGAGGTGTGGCTCAAGAGGAATGCGGGGCCCGAGCCGAGCCCATAAGCTTGGCCGCCCATTGCGGACCTAACGAGCCTCAAACAGGGATGTTTGTACCGGATGCATGGGTAACACTTCGGTGAGCATCGACCCCGCCCGGGAACCGACGACGGAGAGGAAATGCCCTTTCGCAACCTGGCACTGCTCGGCATCGACGTCGGTTATTCGCACTCGCGCGCGACCACCGGTCTCGCCTGGAGCATCGGCGGCGATTGCGACGTCGCAAGGACGCACACCGATTGGGAGCGCCGCCACCGCCACATTCCCGCTTCGGCTAAATTCGCCGTCATCGCTATCGACGGCCCCCTGACGCCGCCGGATGCCCCCGACGATCTCGACCGCCTCTGCGAACGCCTCTTCACCCGCGGCGCCTTCCAGAAACGCTGCAAGCCGGGCCTCAGCCAGCACGGCCACGGCCGAGCTTTGAGAAAAGCCGCCGCCGAGACCGCCGCGCAGGTGAGCCACCTTTCGGACGCGACGACGATCGGCAAAGCCGTCATTCCCGGCACCACTATCATCGAAGCCTTCCCCAACGCCTTTCTCGGCGTTCTTCTTGCGGATGAGCGTTTTGCTATGTCGAAGGCACCGAAGCGGAAGAAGTTCGATTGGCTGTATGACCATGCGGTCGAGGCCGGCGTCTTCGAAACGCTGCTTGGTTTTCTCGGGTGGAAGAACGAGTGCCTGCTTCGGAAGGTCGCGATCGAACGCGATCATGAAAAGCGGGCAGCGTGGGTGTGCCTGCTGACAGCTGGATGTGCTGCTGTTGGTAAGTCGGAGATTATTGGCGACGAGGCCGGAGGCTGGATCTGGTTGCCGCCGGCGGAGCTTTGGACAGGGTGGGCGAGGCAGGGTTTGGCAGAGAGCAGGGCAGCAGTCTCGGCGCGCAGCAGTCATGCGCCGGCTTGAACGTTACTGGCGGAGAGGGGGGGATTCGAACCCCCGATGGGCTTGCACCCATGCCGCATTTCGAGTGCGGTGCATTCAACCACTCTGCCACCTCTCCGCGGGGCCGGTTGGCGCTCTCTCAAGCGCGGCCGGTTCATAGCGGCAGTTTCCGCCGCTGGCAAGGGGCTCGCGGAAGAATATCTGCGATATGGTGGCTTTCACCTTGACAAGCAAGATCGATTCTCTTAATCCGCGCCATGAGGTGGTGTGGTCTGACCATGCCGCGCGGGGTACAAGCTTGTGCCCTCTCACTGGCGAAGGTCAAGGTTTCCGAGGCGCTTCGCTCCAACGTAACGACTGACAAAAAGACGGCCTTGCCTTTCAGGCAAAGAGCCGGACCGAACATGAAAGGATAAAATATGTTCGCAGTCATCAAGACCGGCGGTAAGCAGTACCGCGTGGCAGCCAATGACGTCATCACCATCGAAAAGCTCGAAGGCGTTGCTGGCGACAAGATCGAATTCACCGAGATCCTGATGGTCGGCGCCGGCGCCGATGCCACCGTCGGTGCTCCGTTTGTCGAAGGTGCCGTAGTCAGCGCCGAGGTTGTGGACCAGGGCCGCGCCAAGAAGGTCATCGCCTTCAAGAAGCGTCGCCGCCAGAACTCCAAGCGCTCGCGCGGCCATCGCCAGCATCAGACGATCGTCCGCATCCTGGACATCGCTGCCGCCGGCGGCAAGGCGAAGAAGGCTTCGAAGAAGACCGAAGCCGCCGCTGAAGAAGCCGCAAACTGAGTTCCGGGATCGAAGGTTTAAAGGAGAACACCAATGGCACACAAGAAAGCTGGCGGTTCGTCGCGCAACGGTCGCGATTCTGAGTCCAAGCGCCTTGGCGTGAAGAAGTTCGGCGGCGAAGCCGTCATTCCAGGCAACATCATCGTGCGCCAGCGCGGCACGAAGTGGCATGCCGGCGCCAATGTCGGCCTCGGCAAGGACCATACGATTTTTGCGCTTACGGCAGGCAACGTGGACTTCCGTACGAAGGCCAATGGTCGCGTGTACGTGTCTGTAATGCCGAAAGCGGAAGCAGCGGAATAAGCCGGTAGCGCTCTAAAACAGCCGGCGTCTCATCGACCCGGCTGATGCACCCGCAAGGTTCAAAAGCCAGACTTCAAAGGGGAGATGGGGCGATACCCAACTCCCCTTTTCGCATCTCTGGAGGAAGAACCATGCAAACCGAGCTCTTGAGGGAAGACCAATCCCGGTCTCCCGAACAAAGGCTGAGGCCTCAGCGGTCAAGGACCGATTGCCCGATATTGTTATCGCCCCGGCTCGTTTTGCGCGCGCCGCATGAAGACGATATCGACGCCCTTGCCCATCTTGCCAACAACGCCAACATCGCCACCATGGTCTCGCGCATGCCGCACCCCTACACCACGGCGGATGCGGCCGATTTCGTGCGACGCGCAAAAGCCGGCACGATTGGCAAGTGCGTCTACGCGATCACGAAAGCGGACAATGGCGCATTCCTCGGTTGCTGCGGGATCGAGCCTCATGCCGACGGCAAGACGGTCGAACTCGGCTACTGGCTGGGCGAGCCCTACTGGAACCAGGGCTATGCCACGGAAGCGGCGCAGACCTTGACCGACATGGCCTTCCGCACCCGCGACATCGACCAGATCGATGCGCGCTGCCGGGTCATGAACATGGCCTCGCGCCGCGTCATCCAGAAATGCGGGTTCCAGTTCCAGGGCTCCGGCATGGTCGGCAGCCTGGCGCTCGGCGGCATGGTTGCCGTCGAATGGTACCGGCTCGACCGCAAGACCTGGGTATCGCTCAGAAGCTGGGGAGGCATGCGATGAACGCGCTCGTTTCCGAACGCTCGCGCCTCGTTGCCCGTCCGGATCCCGGTCCCTCTCCGGTCATCGAGACGGAGCGGCTGAGGCTCAGGCCGCATCGGCTCTCCGACGCGCCAGCGATCGCCGAATCGCTCAGCGACTTTCAGGTCGCGCGCATGCTTGCGCGCGTCCCCGCTCCCTATGACCAGCAGGATGCGCTCGACTGGCTCAACCGCCAGACGGCCAATGTCCTGCCGGACTGGACGCTGGCGATCACCGCGGGCGACGATGTCCATATCGGCTGCATCGGCATAGAGCTCCGGCACGGTCGATGGCATGTCGGCTATTGGCTGAACCGGTTCTACTGGGGCAAGGGCCTGGCGAGCGAGGCGGTTTATGCCGCCGTCGAGCGCTTCTTTCGCCGCATGCCGGAGGTGACGCTCCATTCGGGCGTCTTTGCCGACAATCCGGCTTCGCTGCGGCTGCAGGAGAAGCTCGGCTTCAAGGTGACCGGCTGCAGCCAGATCTATGCGCTGGCCCGCAACGCCATGGTGGCACATATCGAGACGCGGCTTGCGGCCGAGGGGCTGCGCCGGCCGGCGTGAACAATCCGAACCCCGCCGGCTCCTCTCCGGCGGGGTTTTTCATGTTCAATGAAGCTCGAAACCGACGGGGAGATGGTCTGATCCCGTCGCTTCGTAATCGGTCCAGGCGTCCTTCAGGCGCGGGACAAGGCCGGCGCTGAGAAAGCAATAATCGAGATGCATGCGTCTTTGCGGGTCGTCCGGATGGATCCAGCTATAGCTTTGCGGAGAAAGCCGACCCAGATGGGCAAGTGCGTCGACCGGGTTGCCGACGCGGAGCGAACGTCCGTAAAAGGCGTCGGCGGTCCCCGTCATCGCGTTGTATTCCGGCGATTCCGGCTCCATGTTGAAATCGCCCATCACCACGAACTCTTCCGGATACGGCGGCTCGGCAAAGCCGAAATCGGCGGCTCCGGAAATCGCCCCGCCCTCCAGCGGATAGTTGATGAGCCGCTCTTTCAGGAACTCGATCTGGGAGATCCGCTCGGTGGGCGACACATGGTCGAGGTGTACGGAATAGACGCGCAGCGGGCCTGCGGGCGTGGCGATCAAAGCTTCGGTCGCGCCGCGCTGCAAATTCATTGGGCTCACGGTGCGCGTGCGCGGCAGCATGATCAGCCGCGCAGACAGGATCGGCCAGCGCGACAGGATCATGTTGCCGAACTGGAAGCGGCGGTTGATCGCACGGCCGTTCTCGATCGACGAGCCGGCATCGAGGTCGCATGGAGCATGGAAAACGGAGAAATAGTTGGGAAGCAGCTCCTCGAAGGTCCGAACAAGATCGACATTGCCGTTGCGGTGGAAGTTGCGGGTCACCTCCTGCAGGGCGATGATATCGGCGTCGCGAAGGCAAGCGGCGATGCGCTCGGGATCGAAACGCCCGTCGAGACCGATGCCGTATTGGATATTGTAGCTCGTGAAGCGCACGATAGTCTTTGACCTCCAAGATAACCGCCTATATCGATGGCGGCAAATTAGCCGATACAGAAAACAGATGGCAGCCACATGAAATTTCTCGACGAAGCAAAGGTCTATATCCGGTCCGGGGATGGCGGCGCGGGCGCCGTCTCCTTCCGCCGCGAGAAATTCATCGAGTTCGGCGGTCCGGACGGCGGCGATGGCGGCCGCGGTGGCGATGTCTGGGTGGAGGCCGTGAACGGCCTCAACACCCTCATCGACTTTCGCTACCAGCAGCACTTCAAGGCCAAGACCGGCACGCACGGCATGGGCCGCAACCGCACCGGCGCCAAGGGCGCCGACGTGACGCTGAAGGTGCCGGTCGGCACGCAGATCTTCGAGGAAGACAATGAGACGCTGATTGTCGACATGGTGGAGGAAGGCCAGCGCTATCGTCTCGCCGCCGGCGGCAATGGCGGCTTCGGCAATGCCCATTTCAAATCCTCCACCAACCAGGCGCCGAACTGGGCTAATCCCGGCCTCGAAGGCGAGGAGAAGACCATCTGGCTGCGGCTGAAGCTGATCGCCGATGCCGGTCTCGTCGGCCTGCCGAATGCCGGCAAGTCGACCTTTCTCGCCGCCTGCACCCGCGCCCGGCCGAAGATCGCCAATTATCCGTTCACGACGCTGCACCCCAATCTCGGCGTCGCCACCGTCGACGAGCAGGAATTCATCATCGCCGACATCCCCGGCCTGATCGAAGGCGCCCACGAAGGTATCGGCATCGGCGACCGTTTTCTCGGCCATGTTGAGCGCACGCGCGTGCTTCTGCACCTCGTCTCCGCGCAGGAGGAGGACGTCGCCAAGGCCTATACGACGGTGCGGCACGAACTCGATGCCTATGGCGGCGGCCTTGAAGAGAAGCCGCAGATCGTCGCGTTGTCGCAGATCGACGTGCTCGATGATGAGGAGCTGAAGGCCAAATCGAAGGCCCTCGCCAAGGCCTGCGGCTCGCCGCCGCTCCTGCTCTCGGCTGTCACCAACAGGGGCATGACGGAAGCGCTGCGGGCGCTGCGTGGCGTCATTGTCGCCGCCAAATCCGGCGAGGAGAACGCGTGAGATGACGAAGACCCGCAAAGCGATCGAGAAATACCGCCGGGTCGTCATCAAGATCGGATCGGCGCTGCTCGTCGACCGTCAGACGGGGCTGAAGAAGGCCTGGCTCGACGCCTTGTGCGCCGACATCGCCGCGCTCAAGGCGAAGGGCGTGGAAGTGCTCGTCGTCTCCTCGGGCGCCATTGCGCTTGGGCGCACGGTGCTCGACCTCGCCTCCGGCCCCTTGAAGCTCGAGGAGAGCCAGGCGGCAGCGGCCGTCGGCCAGATCGCGCTCGCGCGCGCCTGGTCGGAGAGCCTCTCGACCCACGCGATCGTTGCCGGCCAGATCCTCTTGACGCTCGGCGATACCGAGGAGCGCCGCCGCTATCTCAACGCCCGCGCGACGATCGGTCAGCTCCTGAAGCTCGGCTCGGTGCCGATCATCAACGAGAACGATACCGTCGCGACGACGGAGATCCGCTACGGCGACAACGACCGGCTGGCGGCTCGGGTGGCGACCATGCTCGGCGCCGATCTGCTCGTCCTGCTTTCCGATATCGACGGGCTCTATACCGCGCCGCCGCATCTCGATCCCGAGGCGCGCTTCCTCGAAACGGTCGCGGAGATCACGCCCGAGATCGAGGCGATGGCGGGGGGTGCCGCCTCCGAGCTCTCGCGCGGCGGCATGCGAACGAAGATCGATGCCGGCAAGATCGCCACCACGGCCGGCTGCGCCATGATCATCGCCTCCGGCAAGCCGGACCATCCGCTGGCAGCGATCGAGGCGGGTGCCCGCTCCTCGTGGTTTGCGCCTGCCGGCTCGCCCGTAACCGCGCGCAAGACCTGGATCGCCGGACAGCTTCTTCCCGCTGGCTCGGTGGCAATCGACGCCGGCGCGGAAGCGGCGCTGCGCTCCGGCAAGAGCCTGCTTCCAGCCGGCGTGCGGCAGGTGACGGGGACCTTCAGCCGCGGCGACACGATCGCTATCTTGGGCGCGTCCGGTCGCGAGATCGCGCGCGGGCTTGCCGGCTACGACGCGGACGAGGCGCGCCAGATCGCCGGCAAGAAATCGGCCGAGATCGGCGCGATCCTCGGCTATGCCGGCCGCGCTGCCATGGTGCATCGCGACGATATGGTGATGACCGCCCCGGCTGCCGCGCGGGCCGAGGGGGAACGAGATGAAAGAGAGGGCAAGCTCCATGCTTGAGACGGCGAGGAACGGCGACGACGTCAACGCGATCATGCTGGAGATCGGCCGCCGCGCCAAGGCGGCCGCCCGACCGCTTGCGATCGCCAGTGCCGAGCGCAAGCATGCGGCCCTCGTCGCCATGGCGGATGCGATCCTCGCGAGGAGCGACGATATCCTTGCCGCCAACGCGGT includes:
- a CDS encoding DUF429 domain-containing protein, yielding MPFRNLALLGIDVGYSHSRATTGLAWSIGGDCDVARTHTDWERRHRHIPASAKFAVIAIDGPLTPPDAPDDLDRLCERLFTRGAFQKRCKPGLSQHGHGRALRKAAAETAAQVSHLSDATTIGKAVIPGTTIIEAFPNAFLGVLLADERFAMSKAPKRKKFDWLYDHAVEAGVFETLLGFLGWKNECLLRKVAIERDHEKRAAWVCLLTAGCAAVGKSEIIGDEAGGWIWLPPAELWTGWARQGLAESRAAVSARSSHAPA
- the rpmA gene encoding 50S ribosomal protein L27, which translates into the protein MAHKKAGGSSRNGRDSESKRLGVKKFGGEAVIPGNIIVRQRGTKWHAGANVGLGKDHTIFALTAGNVDFRTKANGRVYVSVMPKAEAAE
- a CDS encoding GNAT family N-acetyltransferase, which gives rise to MQTELLREDQSRSPEQRLRPQRSRTDCPILLSPRLVLRAPHEDDIDALAHLANNANIATMVSRMPHPYTTADAADFVRRAKAGTIGKCVYAITKADNGAFLGCCGIEPHADGKTVELGYWLGEPYWNQGYATEAAQTLTDMAFRTRDIDQIDARCRVMNMASRRVIQKCGFQFQGSGMVGSLALGGMVAVEWYRLDRKTWVSLRSWGGMR
- a CDS encoding GNAT family N-acetyltransferase; the protein is MNALVSERSRLVARPDPGPSPVIETERLRLRPHRLSDAPAIAESLSDFQVARMLARVPAPYDQQDALDWLNRQTANVLPDWTLAITAGDDVHIGCIGIELRHGRWHVGYWLNRFYWGKGLASEAVYAAVERFFRRMPEVTLHSGVFADNPASLRLQEKLGFKVTGCSQIYALARNAMVAHIETRLAAEGLRRPA
- a CDS encoding endonuclease/exonuclease/phosphatase family protein; translation: MRFTSYNIQYGIGLDGRFDPERIAACLRDADIIALQEVTRNFHRNGNVDLVRTFEELLPNYFSVFHAPCDLDAGSSIENGRAINRRFQFGNMILSRWPILSARLIMLPRTRTVSPMNLQRGATEALIATPAGPLRVYSVHLDHVSPTERISQIEFLKERLINYPLEGGAISGAADFGFAEPPYPEEFVVMGDFNMEPESPEYNAMTGTADAFYGRSLRVGNPVDALAHLGRLSPQSYSWIHPDDPQRRMHLDYCFLSAGLVPRLKDAWTDYEATGSDHLPVGFELH
- the obgE gene encoding GTPase ObgE codes for the protein MKFLDEAKVYIRSGDGGAGAVSFRREKFIEFGGPDGGDGGRGGDVWVEAVNGLNTLIDFRYQQHFKAKTGTHGMGRNRTGAKGADVTLKVPVGTQIFEEDNETLIVDMVEEGQRYRLAAGGNGGFGNAHFKSSTNQAPNWANPGLEGEEKTIWLRLKLIADAGLVGLPNAGKSTFLAACTRARPKIANYPFTTLHPNLGVATVDEQEFIIADIPGLIEGAHEGIGIGDRFLGHVERTRVLLHLVSAQEEDVAKAYTTVRHELDAYGGGLEEKPQIVALSQIDVLDDEELKAKSKALAKACGSPPLLLSAVTNRGMTEALRALRGVIVAAKSGEENA
- the proB gene encoding glutamate 5-kinase; translated protein: MTKTRKAIEKYRRVVIKIGSALLVDRQTGLKKAWLDALCADIAALKAKGVEVLVVSSGAIALGRTVLDLASGPLKLEESQAAAAVGQIALARAWSESLSTHAIVAGQILLTLGDTEERRRYLNARATIGQLLKLGSVPIINENDTVATTEIRYGDNDRLAARVATMLGADLLVLLSDIDGLYTAPPHLDPEARFLETVAEITPEIEAMAGGAASELSRGGMRTKIDAGKIATTAGCAMIIASGKPDHPLAAIEAGARSSWFAPAGSPVTARKTWIAGQLLPAGSVAIDAGAEAALRSGKSLLPAGVRQVTGTFSRGDTIAILGASGREIARGLAGYDADEARQIAGKKSAEIGAILGYAGRAAMVHRDDMVMTAPAAARAEGERDEREGKLHA